From a region of the uncultured Methanobrevibacter sp. genome:
- a CDS encoding right-handed parallel beta-helix repeat-containing protein: protein MKGIDDGLKLIFALIIACVILSCSSVSAMDNTTMSDVLKNQTDDVLSIADDTPLKIIEDEVPDEPDLVMNNTIYINSDNFDDYFDEGVLKSMCRDKTIIFTQDFENLGKLVIGVENVTIKGNDFQLKNTVFEVISNHVTLSNLNLELDSDFSNNDGAAIEVVSDNVCLSNLNINYVVPTNVGAYGIYAEGQKNKALKNLKIINSYINFEGHNNDLNVYNCALKLVDCKDALVENNTIVSALPLKDIIFGADGAELASDLVLTVGIEGCDHIIFVGNKLYSEVNKRTDCRYPSLDTMLISKSDNSLIYNNSIYMTDFLTYPGTENYIYGLDIYNLNNLTVAKNNITIITTGGKLAAGTAYPIQITGPISDVNITKNDLYSFSNGPNIGIYSQNFYGETTLSITQNKINVTGLAGTHEWALVAGIESQDSNSIIQNNSIEVHSVGDVSINDNIYGVSYRQSTSGDHQYNIQNNTVRSDGFYSVSIISSKNSIVSNNLLISYNPNAENSNNGYKYWDINNHEGLEFYNNRVVTAFDYNAQQNNNVDNGDDVDYTSPTNTKGTTNNIDGSNIKTDNPNHFNFNPLIPGSSKTNGGDDKDNQQTTPSGDDDSNQQSGESQNDGRGNGKSSGTRMSLQEALMNFMNSNTNSGDVNTTSYNGQNNGVVSNNTDANPSDAGENSEASQSKSTASLEPSAAGESSSVSKKVYEIEEKNEINKFIPSVFFIIPVIILLLIGIRRKESHFE from the coding sequence GTGAAAGGTATAGATGATGGTTTGAAATTAATATTTGCATTAATAATTGCTTGTGTTATATTATCATGTTCTTCTGTTTCAGCAATGGACAACACGACGATGTCTGATGTTTTAAAAAATCAAACTGATGATGTTTTAAGTATCGCGGATGATACTCCACTAAAAATCATTGAAGATGAAGTTCCGGATGAACCTGATTTGGTCATGAATAATACGATTTATATTAATTCAGACAATTTTGATGATTATTTCGATGAAGGTGTTTTAAAGTCAATGTGCAGAGATAAGACAATAATCTTTACACAGGATTTTGAAAATCTTGGAAAACTGGTCATTGGTGTTGAAAACGTAACAATTAAAGGCAATGATTTCCAGTTAAAAAACACTGTTTTTGAGGTAATTTCCAATCATGTAACACTTTCAAATCTAAATCTTGAATTGGATAGTGATTTTTCAAACAATGACGGGGCAGCGATTGAAGTTGTATCTGATAACGTATGCTTATCAAATCTCAACATAAACTATGTGGTTCCGACTAATGTCGGTGCATATGGAATTTATGCCGAAGGTCAAAAAAATAAAGCTTTAAAAAATCTTAAGATTATTAATTCATATATTAATTTTGAAGGACACAACAATGATTTAAACGTCTATAATTGTGCATTAAAACTAGTTGATTGTAAAGATGCATTGGTTGAAAACAATACTATTGTTTCAGCTTTACCTCTTAAGGATATTATTTTCGGTGCAGACGGTGCTGAACTTGCATCCGATTTGGTACTGACAGTTGGTATTGAAGGCTGTGACCATATCATTTTTGTAGGAAACAAATTATATTCCGAAGTAAATAAAAGAACAGACTGCAGATATCCTTCACTTGATACCATGCTGATAAGTAAATCAGACAATTCTTTAATTTACAATAATTCAATTTACATGACAGATTTTCTGACATATCCTGGTACTGAAAACTACATTTACGGACTGGATATCTACAATCTGAATAATTTGACAGTTGCTAAAAACAATATAACTATTATAACTACTGGAGGTAAACTGGCAGCAGGTACTGCATACCCTATTCAGATAACAGGACCTATCAGTGATGTTAACATCACAAAAAATGATCTCTATTCATTTTCAAACGGTCCGAATATCGGAATATATTCCCAGAATTTCTACGGGGAAACAACCCTGTCAATTACACAGAATAAGATAAATGTTACTGGGCTTGCAGGAACTCATGAATGGGCTTTGGTTGCAGGAATTGAATCCCAGGATTCAAATTCAATTATTCAGAACAATTCAATCGAAGTTCACAGTGTCGGAGATGTATCTATAAATGATAATATTTACGGTGTAAGTTATCGTCAGTCAACTTCCGGTGATCATCAGTACAATATTCAGAACAATACTGTGCGAAGTGACGGTTTTTATTCCGTTTCAATTATAAGTTCTAAAAATTCAATCGTTTCAAACAATCTCCTGATATCATATAATCCGAATGCTGAAAACAGCAATAACGGATATAAATATTGGGATATAAATAATCATGAAGGTTTGGAATTCTATAATAATCGTGTAGTTACAGCATTTGATTATAATGCACAACAGAACAACAATGTTGACAATGGGGACGATGTTGATTATACAAGTCCGACCAATACCAAAGGAACAACCAATAATATTGACGGAAGCAATATTAAAACTGATAATCCGAATCATTTCAATTTTAATCCGTTGATTCCGGGTTCTTCCAAAACTAATGGTGGAGATGACAAGGACAATCAGCAGACTACACCGTCCGGTGATGATGATTCAAATCAGCAGTCAGGTGAGTCTCAAAATGACGGCAGAGGAAACGGAAAATCATCTGGAACAAGAATGTCTTTACAGGAAGCACTGATGAATTTCATGAACTCCAACACCAACAGCGGTGATGTGAATACCACTTCCTACAACGGACAAAATAATGGTGTTGTTTCAAATAACACTGATGCAAATCCTTCAGATGCCGGTGAAAATTCCGAAGCCAGTCAGTCCAAATCAACTGCAAGTCTGGAACCTTCAGCTGCAGGTGAATCTTCAAGTGTCAGCAAAAAGGTTTATGAAATTGAAGAGAAAAATGAAATCAACAAGTTCATTCCGTCAGTTTTCTTTATAATACCCGTGATTATACTGTTGCTCATTGGAATTAGACGTAAAGAATCCCATTTTGAATAG